A window of the Oryza brachyantha chromosome 5, ObraRS2, whole genome shotgun sequence genome harbors these coding sequences:
- the LOC102702286 gene encoding B3 domain-containing protein Os05g0481400-like yields the protein MAAEAGSAASGAAYEEERRKRVLENLKQLEDLGITKMSKSLLQAARLQKSTRASPKQRRKFEATEVRRSSRARNSVSYKDDDFGELDSFLRRRRGSRNTEQGRDYTGRIASYEQQQSAFKRAERLQNRLDPENPSFVKTMVRSHVSSCFWLGLPSRFCKLHLPPREFKMVLEDEEGGEFDSVYIGNRTGLSGGWRGFAMHHNLEDCDSLVFELVEPDRFKIYIRKAYDEDADESESVDLEADGDKKDASAKDATEQNDSPNAESLKGAKRRKLRARR from the exons ATGGCGGCCGAGGCGGGCAGCGcggcctccggcgccgcctaCGAGGAGGAGCGCCGGAAGCGGGTCCTCGAGAACCTCAAGCAACTCGAG GATCTGGGTATAACGAAGATGTCCAAGAGCTTGCTCCAGGCGGCGAGGTTGCAGAAG AGCACTCGTGCGAGCCCGAAGCAGCGGAGGAAGTTTGAGGCCACCGAAGTGAGGCGTTCATCGAGGGCGCGCAACTCGGTTTCGTACAAGGATGATGAT TTTGGTGAACTTGACAGTTTTCTACGCCGTAGGAG GGGCAGTAGGAACACAGAGCAGGGAAGAGATTACACTGGAAGGATTGCCTCTTATGAACAACAACAAAGTGCTTTCAAAAGAGCTGAGAGACTTCAAAATCGTTTAGACCCTGAGAACCCATCGTTTGTTAAGACCATGGTTCGATCGCATGTGTCTAGTTGCTTTTGGCTT GGTCTTCCAAGTCGCTTCTGTAAGTTGCATTTGCCTCCTAGAGAGTTTAAGATGGTATTGGAGgatgaagagggtggcgagTTTGATTCTGTCTACATTGGGAACCGCACAGGCCTAAGTGGTGGATGGAGAGGATTTGCAATGCACCACAACTTGGAAGATTGTGATTCATTGGTCTTTGAATTGGTTGAGCCTGACAGATTTAAG ATCTACATTAGAAAGGCTTATGATGAGGATGCAGACGAGTCTGAATCTGTTGACTTGGAAGCCGATGGGGACAAAAAGGACGCCAGTGCAAAGGATGCAACTGAGCAGAATGACTCACCTAATGCTGAATCTTTAAAAGGTGCTAAGAGGAGAAAACTCCGTGCACGACGGTAG
- the LOC102701729 gene encoding KH domain-containing protein SPIN1-like, whose product MDGLHGTDGCFSPGRSMSPQVRAPGPPPDAGGQYLAELLQEHQKLGPFMQVLPICSRLLNQEIMRVSGMFRQPGVGDFERLPPASPNQMHPSQIMPNFCGNGFGPWNGMRPERVSFSQGPISWQGSPQSPSSYIVKKILRLEIPTDAFPNFNFIGRLLGPRGNSLKRIEASTGCRVFIRGKGSIKDPNKEEQLKGRAGYEHLDDPLHILIEAELPANVIDARLAKAQEILEELLKPVDESQDYYKRQQLRELAMLNSPLREESPLPGSASPFSNGGMKRMKQ is encoded by the exons ATGGACGGCCTGCACGGTACGGACGGGTGCTTCTCGCCCGGGAGGTCCATGTCGCCGCAGGTCAGAGCCCCCGGCCCGCCGCCGGACGCTGGCGG GCAGTACTTGGCGGAGTTGTTGCAGGAGCATCAGAAGCTGGGGCCGTTCATGCAGGTGCTCCCAATCTGCAGCAGGTTGCTGAATCAAG AGATAATGCGGGTGTCTGGAATGTTTCGCCAACCTGGTGTAGGGGATTTCGAGAGGTTGCCACCTGCAAGTCCAAATCAGATGCATCCGTCGCAGATCATGCCCAATTTCTGTGGTAATGGTTTCGGTCCGTGGAACGGGATGCGTCCAGAG AGAGTAAGTTTCTCTCAAGGACCTATCAGTTGGCAAGGATCACCACAAAGCCCCTCTTCATACATTGTCAAGAAGATCTTGCGGTTGGAAATACCAACAGATGCTTTCCCTAAT TTCAATTTTATCGGTCGCCTTCTTGGACCAAGGGGAAATTCGTTGAAGAGGATTGAAGCCTCTACAGGTTGCCGTGTTTTCATCAGAGGAAAGGGCTCAATTAAAGACCCTAACAAG GAGGAACAACTTAAAGGAAGAGCTGGGTATGAACACTTGGATGACCCCCTGCATATCTTGATTGAAGCTGAGCTACCTGCCAATGTCATTGATGCTAGACTTGCAAAAGCACAAGAAATCCTAGAAGAGTTGCTGAAGCCAGTG GATGAATCACAAGATTACTACAAGAGGCAGCAACTCCGAGAACTTGCTATGTTGAACTCACCACTTAGGGAGGAAAGTCCACTTCCTGGCAGTGCTTCTCCCTTCAGCAATGGTGGCATGAAACGGATGAAACAATAA